GTAGGCGTATCGTGCGAGGTCAGACTGTGGAAAGTATAATTGTTCATGATCCAAAAAAATGTCACAGCAAGTTTGAGACCTGGGGTCAAAGTGGCACCGACTGCCCAAAACCTGACTTTGCTGGGAATCCCCCAATGGTATATCCTAACATAATCTCAGTCTCAAATATATCTTGCATCATTTTGATGGCAACTCAACATGTACTTCCTCTTACAGACATGGAAGTGGGTGGTTGGCCCAATGTTTCTATATGTATGTGAGAGACTGGTGCGTTTCTATCGCTCGCAGCAGAAAGTGGTTATCACTAAGGTTAGTCATTCAAGCAGTTTGATTAGCAACCAAATGAAGTCTTCCTCTCTTACCATATTGCATCTCTTTACAGGTAGTGATGCACCCATCCAAGACGCTTGAGCTGCAGATGAAGAAGAAGGGCTTTAAGATGGAGGTCGGTCAGTATGTTTTCATGCAGTGCCCGTCCATCTCTCAGCTAGAGTGGCATCCCTTTACCTTGACCTCTGCCCCGGAGGAAGACCACCTTAGTGTGCATATCCGAATTGTAGGGGATTGGACACAAGCCCTTTATACAGCCTGTGGAGGTGACAAAACAGTGGTGCTGGATGCTTGGACGCTACCAAAGTAAGATTAAAGTAACAGATCcaaaagttcatccaaaaatgaacattctgtcactgtcacctttatgttgttccaaaccccattgatttttattgtatggacaagaaCATTCTTTAAAGGAGCCCTATACTTCCCCTTTTTTACAAAGTAATATAACTCTCAGTTGTCCCCAGAATGCGTTTATGaggtttcagctcaaaatacaacacatcattttgaaaatgcctattttgagtggaagcagaaacacgctgtctttaaatgcaaatgagctgctgctccttGGCCACTTTTTCAGATACTCTGCTAAAAagcatctgtttggttttgattatcatgtctattgcgctgaaattatgtgttttaaagccatatcagtttaaacttctgacatacagttttctgagcgcacacataAAAAGCATGCACACAGAAAGCGGCCGTCACATGGCATGTGAGcgctaagttctctttcatgccTTATTGCGCTTAAACATTCAAATACCTACAAGCttatgttaaaacacacacatgagttacaaaaacagtcggttaaatctgtgaaggtaaacagctagGGACATAAatcacatgtttatattagatctgtgtcagcagtgtaatatacagtaaataaatcaataaatcctcTGTTCTCTTGTCTCCtgtgaggctgggactctaaatattGTTCTGTGCTTGTCATTGCAGCCAAAgagaacagttagcatgctttgctcAAACTTTCGCCAAGGCGTTAAAACAGATTttagattttcatgatatgtcataTTTAAAACACCTTgttctaaagaagaaaaaaagtcatacaggtttggaatgacatgaaggtaaataaatgacaaaaatgtttgtcGTTTTAATGTCAGGTTTATGTCTTGAATAACACAGATGTAGTGCTTTTAATAGAACTAGCAAGTCTCACAtgtaaaatggaaaaatacatgTGTAAAAAGGGGATGTGGGCATACAATCACAGATGAGAAAAAGAGAAGTGTCGGGAGACATGGTTTCTGTTGGCAATGTTGATTTCAACACAAGTTAATTTTTCTTGccatttctctttttgtgtttcctAATTTCTTCTTCCTACAGTAGAGAACTAAAAGAATACAAACACTAACAACACAATGCTCAGTTATTAGCAAAATTTGATAGTTTGCCGTGcataatgtctgttttttttctgtgtaggtTGGCTGTGGATGGGCCGTTTGGGACAGCCAGTGAAGATGTCTTTCGTTATGAAGTTGTGATGCTTGTGGGTGCCGGTATTGGTGTGACACCTTTCGCTTCTGTTCTGAAGTCTGTGTGGTACAAACACGTCCAGGAGAACAAAAACGTCTTCACCAAAAAGGTGATAAACAGCACCAAGTTTAGCGATTCAGGCTTTGAATGACAGAACAACATTTGTTTAGTTTGTAGTCTCATAAATGTCAGTTTTTAAGGCAAAGCACTACAGGCGAATATGGTAAAAAAATGTAAGTAGTAGCTATCATCATACTTCTAAATTTGATTAATCGCAGTACATTAATACAGTTGTTATGTATTACAAGTTTTCAGTTGAGGcataatctaattaaatatgcactatttTGTTTACATTCCCAGAACAGAAGTGTGAACCctggaatttttttgttttattttgttgacatattagagttacAGGTTTTTACACAGGGGATTTTGAACATCTCTTTTCATTGCTCTGTATAAAAGTGAAGTTGAAGTGTAGATTTATAGctcagtgcataaaaaaaaactcatttagagGAAACGACCAttaaaaatatgtactgtaattcAACTCTACAGATGCATAttgataaagtgtaataaaataaacacttaaatgtgtattattttagttgttttctttCTACTAGTTTGAAAGAAGTCAAGTTATGGTAGTAAAATAGCCTTGAAACTCAAAATTGACTAGTGCCCCAAACAGCAAGGGTTTTGTCTGTTACTAATGCAATGTTCTGACCCTTGACCTCTGCAGATCTATTTCTATTGGCTCTGCCCGGAGACGCAGGCTTTCGAATGGTTTGCAGACCTGCTGCAGAGTTTGGAAAGGCAGATGACAGAAAAAGACATGAGGGATTTCCTCAGTTACAACATCTATCTAACACGCTGGAAAGACGCTGAGGTTGTCTAATGACAAGAAACTGTGAACTATTTTGAACTTCCCTGAAATACAAAAATTCGTTGACACTCATATTTTGTTTACTGTTTAAAGGCTGCCCATTTTAGAGTTCAATATGAGGCGGAGAACGATCCCATCACCGGGCTTAAGCAGAAGACTCGGTATGGTAAACCCAACTGGGACAATGAGTTCAGTGCCATCGCTACCCAACACCCAGGGTACGTACAGTGTGGTAAATAACAGCAGCGTTAAAGGCTTTCTACACTTAATGTGCATTAATAACTAGTATTTTTCCCTCTTCTTTCAGCTCAAAAGTAGGCGTTTTTCTCTGTGGTCCTACGGCTTTGGCCAAAGCTCTGGGGAAGCAGTGTATTTCACACACTGAATCTGGAACTGAGTTTATATTCAACAAAGAAAACTTCTGATGTGCTTCACGAAGTGTGCCACCTCATATGTATCAGAACCCTTGGATTTTAAATCAGTGTAAATGCTGCAAAAAAATGACTTCTTAACGAGTTACTTATTAATGAAAAATCCTTAAACCACAACATAAGACATTCAGACTTGCTTGAGTGTAAGTAGATTTTGTCTCACTACACTGGCAGATTTTGTTCAAAAATTAAGTCTTTATTTACGGTTTCAAATGAAATTCTtgttaagaatataaatatatatatgtatattatgttaagtttatgtcattattatgttGTATTATTGGCCTAGATATATCATGGCTGTGCATGATGCAGAATTGATTTTTATGTACTATAAAGATCCAAGTGTTATTTTACTGTGCTGTGAAATTATTCTGCTTTCTAAACCTGCTTCCTCTCTTAAGTGGAAGTTAAATAAACCTTACAAAATCTTTATGTTTAGCGATATGGTGAGctgattaattaaatcataatgttACAATACAAGGCATGCCACTATAAAACAGTCAGATACTGAATTGAATATGGTCTCATATTGGGTAATTCTATGTGGGCTGTATAGTTGGACTTCAGTTTCGTTTCTAATTTTTTCTTGGCAAATTTATTGTGTGCTGGCAGATTTCAAATTTTAAAGAAAGTGAAAGATTTAGTTTCCGTacccaaaaataaagtttaacgTTTATTATGTCATAATGTGGCATCCTTGCATTGTTTGTAAATTCCCACTCATAGTTTGTATTTGGTTCAgaattgaaatacattttcagatgcctctaacactgaaaaaaaaaaaaaaaacatccacatatatttattttggattgATTAACCCAAATCAGACAACTTTAATAATTAAGCATCAACTTATTTGAATTTCATCCTGTACAGAAAAAAGGTGCACGTTACCCTTTGCAagtccaaaaaataataataataaaaataaaaaaaacaaaagcaaataaacatACAATGTGGTAGACAGGCATTTGCAATACAGTTTAAACTTTATAGATCAGGCAAAACATGACACAAGTTGAACATGGTTTTAATAAGCCATTGTTGAAGCAGAGTTTTTATCCTTTTGTGTGTATAAGTCTCAGCCATGATTCATGTTTATAGTGCAATAGCCACTGCAAACACACTGACGACGCAGTACATGGTGCGGTTCTCCCACCTGACTGTGCAGCTTCCTGCAAAAACAGACACATATAAGAATGAAATCAACTGCACACAGTGCGTCATCTCATTTAGTTTGAAAATGTTGTGATACttaaaaatacagattgtttttttaaacaaaaacaatatagtttattataaatatctattatttattacgaatccaataaataaaatagaacacgTTTGGACTGCTGACATGAAATTTTAAGCAGTTTTAGTATTGTCCTGCAgtattctaaacttttttttttttgacaatttttgaaCACCCTTTTTCCTCTTGATTTTATAAATATCCTACAACTATCTTTAAGAAAGCTTAATTCTGccatgggattaaaaaaaatcaaaagactaACTAACTTCTTAATCTTACAATTTGGAcgttttttcttgcaattcagtgtttatattagggctgggcgatatatctaacgatatgatcatgcgcatctagtcagtaaatctggttccgtgattaccgctaaatcgccatcacctgctttcaaatggagcggcatttaatagacagagccgtagatcactgacaaggtacgcaatattgcgttcattatcccagatgaatcgccttcgataatcaacgcgatattgcgtagcttgtcagtgatctacggctctgtctattaaatgccgctccatttgaaagcaggtgatggcgatttagcgctaatcacggaaccagatttactgactagatgcgcatgatcatatcgttagatatatcgcccagccctagtttatatctaacaattctgactttttttctgaattctaagatataaacttgcaattgcaagaaaatgtctgaattgtgagataaaaagtcaaatttttttcacatctttttgactttttattctgtcgaggaaaaaaaaaagaaactatattctgagatataaagtttatatcttgcaattctacgttttttttctaacattttgagaaaaaaaatctaaattgtgagatttGTAACTGTCgcaattacaattttcatttccATAATCTTTTTATGAGACTACATGATGGAACTGTTATTCCAACTTTTACGAATCAATTGTCGCACAAcagaactatttaaaaataaaagaataaaaattgaaaaaattaaagagatttttatatatatatatatatatatatataaatatatatatatatatatatatatatatatatatatatatatatatatatatatatatatatatatatatatatataataacaacatataatacaaaatttaaataaatagacatataaTATTAATGGCTTTTTCATATAAGCCAAATACATACAACTAATATGCAATGCAtctatttaaactttattcagaaaaatatcaattaaattagAAGCCCAATGTGTCCGTGTGACTATGAAAGCACAGAGCAATTATATGGAACTAAAAGCTTTACCATCAGTGGTAGTGTCCCAGTAACAAGAGTTGGCTGTGTGAAGACCGGCGCCGCTTTTCTGCATCACAGCACAGTTGACTGAAATCCATACAGAATATATACAATCAACAAGAGCACTTTTGGCCTTGTGAAAACATGACACAGAGCCTTATAAATATATCATCAGATATAGATATTTGCATACAAGATGAAGTCAAAAGGAAAAGCTCATACCAATGTACTTGAACGGTTTCCCCTGTTTGACTAACTGAGTGAGAGTGTGTTCGACTATGCTGGCTGTCCACTGGTTGACTTTGTTCTGGCTGTAGTCCACACCTCCAACAATACCCTCAATGCACTGAccgataaacacacacagacagagctaATGGAGCAGATGTGCACTCAAATAAATAAGCTAGCATTAATCATTAGTGAGACACACAACATatcatataagtttttttttcttcttaatgttGTTATACGTGTGTGAGTTTGGTTTTACAGTGAATTTTACCTCCTTTACAACATTACTTGCATCATCTGGACTGAAAGCCACCTGAAATGAAAGATTTTAAAAGATAAACACAAGCTGTCAAAtgggtatttatatatatatatatatatatatatatatatatatatatatatatatatatatatatatatatatatatatatatatacataggttTATGAATTCAAAAatgttgttatttaattaatagtttgCTTTACGTTATGATTTGGCCACACCCTGAATAATTTTACGTGAGATAATATACCACAATAATATAAAGCATAAATCAAGCTGAACTTTCAGtcatttatgtatatgtaaataatcTAAAGTCGTGAAATTATGTACGTTTGTGGATGACGAAGTAATATTTTGTTTCTGTCCGGATGAAGCGGTTAGCAAGCTAGCATTAAATGCAAGTCTACGGTTTACCAGTTTTGAAAATAGTTAACGTTAGTAGATAATAACCATTTATACCATATCAAGCCTTATATAACACCTACTTCATCTCCAGAATGATACTCCTCCATCTTTTTAGCTTGAAAAGCAAAAATCTGGACAAAAAACTCAGCTCAGATGTGTGTAGCTGTTTTCTTACTGACAACTGATGTTAGCAACACAATGACGATTGAATGCTGCCACCTAGTGACGCTCCTCCCACTCACcattactatctatctatctatctatctatctatctatctatctatctatctatctatctatctatctatctatctatctatctatctatctatctatctatctatctatctatctatctatctatctatctcaaataaaaaagtaaagaaaatgacaattttgagTTGAAGTTTACTTGTATCAAGTCAAATACAAAGGTTGTGAGATGATTCTTACAAAAATGTCATTaacaaaaaagtatcacgttATCCTGAACAATAcaagatttttatattatatataaagtgcACAGGTGCTTGGAGTCTttcaacaaatttaaataaataggtataaaaacatatgcacacatacataattgtatttttagatATACGGCACATATTGGTAAATTTACTCCCAAGTAATGACTTtgagaatgtatttgctaaaaagTACAAATCAGACACTGCAAACATATAAAGGGAAAAACATTATACAATGTAGtaccaaaacaaaaccattacGGCTCACAGCTATACTTATATCAGTCTCCCAAACTCAGTTTTCTGGTAAAGCTTGTTATTTTGTGAGGTCTGCTTTGCAGCACAAGGCACGGAAGCATTAACACCACCAACACCAACAGCATGAAGCTTTGTTGAACTGCTGATTCTACTAATTCTGATCCCCTTTTTCAAGTCAGAAGATGGTTTCAAACCAGGTGTCAAAGCAGATTGCAGGTGGCTGAATGTGATCGACCGGATGCTGTGGTCTGTGCTCCACTGCTAGAACTCTCTGACTCTCGAGACTCTTGGATTTGAGGGGCACCATCAGCTCCTGGTTTGCCTGATGTGGGGATCTCTGCCTGACTGCCTTTGGTGGAAGCTCTCTTgaaaagagaaagctgaaaaagcCAGGTAGGAAAGAGGTCAAACAATGTACAATTTTAATAttagctggttgctagggtgttatgcaCGATTATGGGTATCTATTATAAATAGGTTTGAGTGGTTAAATACCCTGTTCCTGGAGCCAAAAAGTGTCTTTGGCTTGTCTCCTGTAACTCCATTCCTCTCTGAATGCGTTTCCTCTTTTATAAGAGTAGCAGGATCAGAATCTcagaatttaaaacaataatatatttttattctgtggtgaaaaTAAGCTTCGCTATATACTGTAGATGACCTCCAAACTAACAAACTAAAAACCACAAAACTCATTTTGGTTTTCTTGGGGACTGTATAGGAatagtgaaaatgaaaaaataggaTGCTGAAAAGTATAAAACACTAACCTTTTTTAGGTCCATCGGGGACAGAGGTGTCTTTTATCATCTGCTTTGTCTGTAGGAGTAAGACAATAACATCACACAAATGAATCAAAGCAATAGTGCAGTTGTttactgatgtaatgctaaatcatTATGTTCATGCATAGTTAGTCTAAATGGTATGAATGAAGGGTTTCAGGGCACCTGTGTGTCTGGCTCTGTAATGCTTTGCTCCTGTTCCTCTGCCTCTTTTCTCTTCTCATCTAGAACATCTTCCTTCTCATCACACTTTTCACCCTCTTCTTTTTCCTCTTGATGCTCTTCCTCatcttcttcatcctcctcttcgtCCTCATCATCTAAATAttcttcctcctcctcgtctCCCTCTACCTTTTCATTCATCTCCTCTGCCCAGAGCTGGAGAAATGGATGGTGGCCgtgcaaaaaatgagaaatgacaCAATCAGTGACTAAAGACTGTGAAAAGCAAAAAGAGGGTTAAAGGCACTAGAATGGCAGGAGAGGGTTCATGTGAGTTGAGTGgtctttgtaaaaataaaactagcTAACACACTAcatgtacaaaaacacacacacacaataaatacagTAGGCACATGAACTAGGGATCTATTTAGGAGAAGCACCTCTACAGATATAGTATATAAAGTGGGCAGCCTCACCTGTCCAATGAAGGATTTTCAGTATTCTGCCTGATTGCAACGGCTTTGCAAGTTGTTGATATTTCAAATGGCTTtctatatttgcatatttacaattcaaatgaaaatttgctttgtAAATAAGTTATATTCTGAAATTCTCAGTAACTACATGATAGCTTTGTAGTatgtatttttcttcatttaatccATGCAAATTTTTGTCTTTATAAAGTCCCTGGATAATCTGTGCTTCTGTtcaaataaaagataataaaatataaaaatgaaaaaaaaaaaaaaaacaacaaacacaggtattcatttaaaaacagatgcaaatagTTGAAGTAAAGGAAaagttttattgattattatacgtaaaaaaaaagaaaaaaaaagttcacagaaCAAGCACATGTGCAAAATTTGAACTAAATGACTAATCCTTGGGCTCCATTTTTCCAATTATTTTCTTCCAGTCATAAAGAATACGAGCTGCCATTTTAATATGGTTAGGCATTTGGCATAAAGGCAGAAGACTGGtacataattttgtatttttaagaatttaaagtcATTTATAGGGGTGTTTCAAGGTTACTGACAAATCAAGCACATTTGTTAGTAAAAGAACATTGCTGTCCATTAGATAAATCCTAAGGCACATCATGAGTCTTCACTACTGCCTGGGCAAATAATTACTTATAAAAAacagtttgtaaaataaatacaaataaaataaaaaaaatgtgaagcaaTACATTTAGTAAGATCACCATGGGCGAAATTACAAGAATAATaatggtggaaaaaaaacatgacaaaagcaaaaaagccAGAAAGAACACAAAAGGCAAACATGAAACAGAAGGCTCATTAACTCATTAACTAAATAAAGACAGGGGTTGAGGTTGTTGAATTATTTGAGATTAAGGTATTGAGGTAAAACATCATCCCAAAACTGCTTAGACTCATGGGACTCGTCATC
This DNA window, taken from Cyprinus carpio isolate SPL01 chromosome B11, ASM1834038v1, whole genome shotgun sequence, encodes the following:
- the LOC109110878 gene encoding cytochrome b-245 heavy chain, coding for MGNFAANEGLSIFVILVWLGINAFLFVHFYMAFLVDRYYYTRVILGHALSWARAPAACLNFNCMLILLPVCRNLLSFLRGSIQCCSRTAARQLDRNLTFHKLVAYMIALHTAIHIIAHLFNFERFMDSQLMINSSYLPYVLSQIGKNDNRSYLNPIRTNETSQTIVMFTTIAGLTGVVITLALILIITSSMEVIRRSYFEVFWFTHHLFIVFFIGLVAHGIGRIVRGQTVESIIVHDPKKCHSKFETWGQSGTDCPKPDFAGNPPMTWKWVVGPMFLYVCERLVRFYRSQQKVVITKVVMHPSKTLELQMKKKGFKMEVGQYVFMQCPSISQLEWHPFTLTSAPEEDHLSVHIRIVGDWTQALYTACGGDKTVVLDAWTLPKLAVDGPFGTASEDVFRYEVVMLVGAGIGVTPFASVLKSVWYKHVQENKNVFTKKIYFYWLCPETQAFEWFADLLQSLERQMTEKDMRDFLSYNIYLTRWKDAEAAHFRVQYEAENDPITGLKQKTRYGKPNWDNEFSAIATQHPGSKVGVFLCGPTALAKALGKQCISHTESGTEFIFNKENF
- the dynlt3 gene encoding dynein light chain Tctex-type 3, which encodes MEEYHSGDEVAFSPDDASNVVKECIEGIVGGVDYSQNKVNQWTASIVEHTLTQLVKQGKPFKYIVNCAVMQKSGAGLHTANSCYWDTTTDGSCTVRWENRTMYCVVSVFAVAIAL